In the genome of Deinococcus planocerae, the window CCCACCCGACGCTCCCGCCCTGCTGTTCACCCACGGGTGGGGCCTGAACCGCGACGAGTGGTTCTACGCGCGCCGTCACCTCGCGGACCGCTTCTGCCTGGTGATGTGGGACCTCCCCGGTCTGGGGCAGTCCCGGGGACCCGCCGACCACCAGTACGATCTGACCCGCCTCGCGGGGGACCTGAAGGCCGTGCTGGAGAGAGAGGGGAAGCCGGTCATCCTGTGCGGGCACAGCATCGGCGGGATGATCACGCTGACCCTGTGTGGCCTGGACCCCGGACTGGTCTCGCGCCACGTCGCCGGGCTGGTCCTGATCCACACCACCGCGACCAACCCCATGAGGACCTCCTGGGGTGCGCCCTGGGTGCAGACCCTCCAGACTCCCCTCGTTCGTCCGCTGTGTGCCCTGACCATCCTCCTGTCTCCCCTGGTGCGGGTGATGAACGGGTTGAGCTACCTCAACGGCACCGCGCACCTTCAGACCCACCTGATGCAGTTCGGCGGTCAGGAGACCCGCGGGCAACTGGAATTCGTCGTGCGTCTGGCCCTGCGAGCCAACCCGGCGGTCGTCGCGCGCGGAATGCTGGCGATGTTGCGCTACGACGTAGCTGCAACTTTGCCGACCATCGCCGTTCCGACCCTGGTGGTGGCGGCCAGCGGTGACAAGGCGACGTTGCCGGAGGCGTCGTCGTTCATCGCCCAGAACGTGCCGCACGCCAGGGAAGTCGTGCTGTCCCCCGCGGGCCACCTGGGGCTCATGGAGCAGCACCGGGAGTGGGCGGAGGCGGTGGCCGACTTCGCTGAGCGCACTCTGGCGACCTCACACCGTTCCTGACCCCGCCGGGTGTGAGCGGCAGGGTTCGGGAACCCCCTGCTCTCCTTCGGTGGTCGGTCGGACGCTGTGGTTGATGCAGGAGTTCACCCCTACCACCAGACCGCTCCGGGTGGACGTGGCGCCGGGAGTTCCCCGGACCCCGGCGAGCAACGCCTCCACCTGAACAGGGGAGACGGCGACGCGCTCTATCCCACCCGTGCTCAGCGGCCCGGGGGCGCCAGAGAGCGCCGCGAGACGCCCAGGCGAACATTCTGTTCGTGCCATCAGGGGGCGGCTGAACGCCACCTTGGGCAAGGCAGTCTCCATGATTTCGCGCGGATCGTGTCTCTCCCTTGGAGAGGAAGGGGTTCCTTCCAGCCACCCGCATCCGCACCGAGGCAGGTCAGCTCCCTCCACAGGGAGCCAGTTCGTCCCCGCCTGGGGTCGGGTGGCTCCACCAAGCGTTCAGGTCGTGCCCGCTTCCGTCTCGCTGCTCTTGAGGAGCAGGTGGGCCGTGGCCTTCGCCCGGTCCGCCGCCCCCGGGTCCCGCTCCATCCGGGCGACGGCGGTCGCGCCCTCGATCAGCATCA includes:
- a CDS encoding alpha/beta fold hydrolase produces the protein MLVPLNLVFVWLTGLLSLALLGGGAWLVWEWYDNWARDLPADPRFLAVGLLLLAFTLCGRLLVVPLLGRRPPPGEEEPRALPGGTVRHLSRPDGTVLHVESHGPPDAPALLFTHGWGLNRDEWFYARRHLADRFCLVMWDLPGLGQSRGPADHQYDLTRLAGDLKAVLEREGKPVILCGHSIGGMITLTLCGLDPGLVSRHVAGLVLIHTTATNPMRTSWGAPWVQTLQTPLVRPLCALTILLSPLVRVMNGLSYLNGTAHLQTHLMQFGGQETRGQLEFVVRLALRANPAVVARGMLAMLRYDVAATLPTIAVPTLVVAASGDKATLPEASSFIAQNVPHAREVVLSPAGHLGLMEQHREWAEAVADFAERTLATSHRS